In a genomic window of Pedobacter sp. KBS0701:
- the bshB1 gene encoding bacillithiol biosynthesis deacetylase BshB1, with translation MKLDILVIAVHPDDAELCCSGTILKHIALGKKVGIVDLTRGELGTRGTAETRDEEAADSAKILGLHVRENLRLRDGFFQNDEFHRLEVIKVIRKYQPEIILSNALEDRHPDHGRAGDLVYDSVFLSGLPKIETLIDGVKQEAHRPRLLLQYIQDRYLKPDIIVDISDQMDKKIDSIKAFKTQFYNPDVDGLQTYISSPEFFESVIGRSREFGKSIGATFGEGFTSRKLLGVDNLFDLR, from the coding sequence ATGAAGTTAGATATTTTAGTTATAGCCGTGCATCCTGATGATGCTGAGCTTTGCTGTTCCGGTACTATTTTAAAACACATTGCCCTTGGTAAAAAAGTTGGAATTGTAGATTTAACCAGAGGCGAACTGGGTACACGCGGTACGGCAGAAACAAGAGATGAAGAGGCTGCAGACTCTGCTAAAATTTTAGGCTTACATGTCCGTGAAAATTTAAGATTGAGAGACGGATTTTTTCAGAACGATGAATTTCACCGTTTAGAAGTAATTAAAGTCATCAGAAAATATCAACCCGAAATTATTTTAAGCAATGCTTTGGAAGACCGGCACCCTGATCACGGAAGGGCAGGCGACCTGGTTTACGATTCGGTTTTTTTATCAGGTTTACCAAAAATCGAAACGTTGATAGATGGTGTTAAGCAAGAGGCCCACCGTCCGAGGTTGTTGTTGCAATATATCCAGGACAGATACTTGAAGCCTGATATTATTGTAGATATTTCTGATCAGATGGATAAGAAAATTGACTCGATTAAAGCTTTTAAAACACAGTTTTATAATCCTGATGTAGATGGATTGCAAACTTATATTTCATCACCTGAATTTTTCGAAAGTGTGATTGGCCGTTCAAGAGAATTTGGTAAAAGCATTGGCGCCACTTTTGGTGAAGGCTTTACTTCGCGGAAATTGTTGGGTGTTGATAATTTATTTGATTTAAGGTAG
- a CDS encoding glutathione peroxidase: protein MQERIPNIYSFKVKKINGEEQPLSAYRNKVVLIVNTASECGFTPQLKELQQLKDEINSPDFEILGFPTNDFGKQEPLNGSDIASFCEINHGVKFPVFEKIMVRGEHAHPLYQFLSDKKQNTKLSSKPRWNFHKYLLNKNGELEDYFLPFTKPLSSKIKKKIQQLLSQNTQ from the coding sequence ATGCAGGAACGCATTCCGAATATTTATTCATTTAAGGTTAAAAAAATTAATGGCGAAGAACAACCATTATCAGCCTACCGCAACAAAGTTGTTTTAATTGTAAATACTGCATCAGAATGTGGTTTTACGCCACAGTTGAAAGAATTACAGCAACTTAAAGACGAGATTAATAGCCCTGATTTTGAAATTCTGGGCTTTCCCACAAATGATTTTGGGAAGCAGGAACCTTTAAATGGATCCGATATCGCATCTTTTTGCGAGATCAACCATGGCGTAAAATTCCCTGTTTTTGAAAAAATTATGGTTCGTGGCGAACATGCTCATCCACTTTATCAGTTCCTGAGCGATAAAAAGCAAAACACCAAATTAAGTTCGAAACCCCGTTGGAACTTTCATAAATACCTCCTGAACAAAAATGGCGAACTGGAAGATTATTTCTTGCCCTTCACCAAGCCGTTGAGTTCGAAAATTAAAAAGAAAATTCAGCAACTGCTGAGCCAAAATACCCAATAA
- a CDS encoding DUF4294 domain-containing protein — MKFKGLFFLSIVMICSISLRAQDPSAPIFPKKGKSDTIRVASTNDNGVMIPWMQLNEVNIYAARIWKSPAEQAAYNRLRYNVLKVMPYALFAKRRYEQLEQDLARSPEKKEQKQLVKQCDKEIKDMFNREIKELTITQGQILTKLIDREVGRTTYDIVKQTKGGFAAFSYQIVARVVGHNLKSTYDPNEDRDIESIIRTSGFYQ, encoded by the coding sequence ATGAAATTTAAAGGGCTCTTTTTTCTTTCTATTGTAATGATTTGCAGCATTTCGCTACGGGCCCAGGATCCTTCTGCACCTATATTTCCAAAAAAGGGTAAAAGTGATACGATTAGAGTAGCCTCAACAAATGATAATGGTGTCATGATTCCCTGGATGCAACTTAATGAGGTTAACATTTACGCAGCAAGAATCTGGAAATCGCCGGCAGAACAGGCTGCCTACAACCGTTTAAGGTATAACGTATTAAAAGTAATGCCTTATGCACTTTTTGCAAAACGGCGTTATGAGCAATTGGAGCAAGATTTGGCCAGAAGTCCTGAGAAAAAAGAACAAAAACAACTGGTTAAACAATGTGATAAAGAAATTAAAGACATGTTTAACCGCGAAATAAAGGAACTAACGATCACTCAGGGTCAGATTTTAACGAAACTGATCGACCGTGAAGTGGGCAGAACAACATACGATATTGTAAAGCAAACCAAAGGCGGTTTCGCTGCATTTTCTTATCAGATTGTTGCCCGAGTGGTAGGACATAATTTAAAAAGCACTTACGATCCGAATGAGGATAGGGATATAGAATCTATTATCCGTACCTCAGGATTTTATCAATAA
- a CDS encoding Fur family transcriptional regulator, with translation MSEQKTNELVRKIFEAYLENKNLRKTPERFAILEEIYSRNDHFDVETLYIHMKNQKYRVSRATVYNTLELLVSCDLVTKHQFGKNMAQFEKSYGYRQHDHVICIECGKVVEFCDPRIHQIQTMVGDLLKFDVKHHSLNLYGFCSDCSMARKVNENAATAAKNEQN, from the coding sequence ATGTCTGAACAAAAAACAAATGAGCTCGTTCGCAAGATTTTTGAGGCTTATTTAGAAAACAAAAATCTACGTAAAACACCAGAGCGTTTCGCTATATTGGAAGAAATATATTCAAGAAACGACCACTTTGATGTAGAAACCCTTTATATCCACATGAAAAACCAAAAGTACCGCGTAAGTCGTGCTACGGTTTATAATACGTTGGAGTTATTGGTTTCATGCGATTTAGTTACCAAGCACCAGTTTGGTAAAAACATGGCACAATTCGAAAAATCTTATGGTTACCGCCAGCATGATCACGTGATCTGTATTGAATGCGGTAAAGTAGTAGAGTTCTGCGATCCACGTATCCACCAGATCCAAACCATGGTTGGCGATCTATTAAAATTTGATGTTAAACACCATTCGTTGAATCTTTATGGTTTCTGCTCTGACTGCAGTATGGCCAGAAAAGTAAATGAAAATGCGGCTACAGCTGCAAAAAATGAACAAAATTAA
- a CDS encoding acyl-CoA dehydrogenase family protein gives MANIFSSLKNAYHLFKHVDFDKLEALSKKVDLPKMVETISSLDDKQIQGMMKMMGGSGKKKELPPIEGDFYHLGDEALKDEDRELQLKVRAFLEKEVKPIVNHYWNKAEFPFEIIPKLAELNICGLTYKGYGCPGKSNLMEGILAMEMARIDTSISTFFGVQSGLAMGSIYLCGSEEQKQQWLPLMQQFKIIGAFGLTEPEVGSAAAGGLTTTCKKINGKWVLNGQKKWIGNATFADILIIWARDEESGDVKGFIVKKDNPGFAVEKMQDKMALRIVQNGIITLTNCEVEEADRLQNANSFKDTAKVLQMTRAGVAWQAVGCARGAYENALEYTQTRKQFGKPIASFQLIQNHLVEMLSNLTAMQTLCFRLSQLQDQGLLKDEHASLAKVFCSLRTRDVVSKAREVMGGNGILLEYNVARFVADAEAIYSYEGTKEINTLIVGRAITGFSAFV, from the coding sequence ATGGCGAATATATTCTCATCTCTCAAAAACGCTTACCATCTTTTTAAACATGTAGATTTCGATAAGTTAGAGGCTTTATCGAAAAAAGTCGATTTACCTAAAATGGTCGAAACCATATCAAGCCTGGATGATAAACAAATCCAGGGGATGATGAAAATGATGGGTGGATCGGGTAAAAAGAAAGAATTACCCCCCATTGAAGGTGATTTTTACCATTTGGGCGACGAAGCGCTCAAAGATGAGGATCGCGAACTCCAGTTAAAAGTACGTGCTTTTTTAGAAAAAGAAGTGAAACCCATTGTTAACCATTACTGGAACAAAGCTGAATTCCCATTCGAAATTATCCCAAAACTTGCCGAACTCAATATTTGTGGTTTAACCTATAAAGGTTATGGCTGTCCGGGGAAATCGAATTTAATGGAAGGTATTTTAGCAATGGAAATGGCTAGGATTGATACCTCAATTTCTACTTTTTTTGGTGTACAAAGCGGCCTGGCCATGGGATCGATCTATTTATGTGGATCGGAGGAACAGAAACAACAGTGGCTACCACTGATGCAGCAATTTAAAATTATCGGTGCATTTGGTTTAACGGAACCTGAAGTGGGGTCGGCTGCAGCCGGGGGACTAACCACAACCTGCAAAAAAATAAATGGCAAATGGGTATTAAATGGCCAGAAAAAATGGATAGGTAATGCCACCTTTGCCGATATCTTAATTATTTGGGCACGTGATGAGGAAAGTGGAGACGTAAAAGGCTTTATCGTGAAAAAAGATAATCCAGGTTTTGCTGTAGAGAAAATGCAGGATAAAATGGCTTTACGGATTGTGCAGAATGGCATTATTACTTTAACCAATTGCGAAGTTGAAGAAGCTGATCGCCTGCAAAATGCAAACTCTTTTAAAGATACAGCTAAGGTACTGCAAATGACAAGAGCGGGTGTGGCCTGGCAGGCGGTAGGCTGTGCTCGCGGAGCCTATGAAAATGCCTTGGAATATACCCAAACCAGAAAACAGTTTGGTAAACCTATAGCTTCTTTTCAATTGATTCAAAATCACCTGGTGGAGATGTTGTCGAATTTAACGGCCATGCAAACGCTGTGTTTTCGCTTGTCGCAATTACAGGATCAGGGTTTGTTGAAAGATGAGCATGCTTCTTTAGCCAAGGTATTCTGTTCATTAAGAACGCGTGATGTAGTAAGCAAAGCAAGGGAAGTGATGGGCGGAAACGGTATTTTACTCGAATATAATGTAGCGCGTTTCGTAGCAGATGCTGAGGCGATTTATTCGTATGAGGGTACAAAAGAAATTAATACACTAATTGTAGGTAGGGCCATTACTGGTTTTTCTGCTTTTGTTTAG
- a CDS encoding adenylosuccinate synthase: MTQVDVLLGLQWGDEGKGKIVDVLSPKYDLIARFQGGPNAGHTLEFDGKKFVLNTIPSGIFNEKTMNLIGNGVVIDPIILKRELDNLKKAGHDPVADGKLVIARKAHLILPTHQLLDAANEARMGKNKIGSTLKGIGPTYMDKTGRNGLRVGDTTLPDFKERYAKLVEKHTEILSHYEGFEYELAEKEASFFEAIEFLKTIPHVDSEHYVNGFLKEGKAVLAEGAQGTLLDVDFGSYPFVTSSNTTTAGACTGLGIAPNKVGAVYGIFKAYCTRVGGGPFPTELDNEVGENLRALGHEFGATTGRARRCGWIDLPALKYAIMLNGVTELIMMKADVLDTFDTIYACTHYEYNGETIDYMPYDIISIEPKPVLKAIDGWATDVTKITSVDEIPAKLTDYIAFLEKELEVPIKFLSVGPDRAQTLALR, encoded by the coding sequence ATGACGCAAGTAGATGTACTTCTCGGCCTGCAATGGGGCGATGAAGGAAAGGGAAAAATCGTTGATGTACTAAGTCCAAAATATGATCTTATTGCCCGTTTCCAGGGTGGCCCAAATGCCGGACATACTTTAGAGTTCGATGGCAAAAAATTCGTTTTAAATACTATTCCTTCAGGAATTTTTAACGAAAAAACCATGAACCTGATCGGTAATGGCGTAGTAATCGATCCAATTATCCTAAAAAGAGAGTTAGATAATTTAAAAAAAGCTGGTCATGATCCTGTTGCCGATGGCAAATTGGTGATTGCCCGTAAAGCACATTTAATTTTACCAACCCACCAATTATTGGATGCTGCTAACGAAGCACGCATGGGTAAAAACAAAATTGGATCAACTTTAAAAGGTATTGGTCCAACTTATATGGATAAAACTGGCCGTAACGGTTTACGCGTTGGTGACACGACCCTACCCGATTTCAAAGAGCGTTATGCAAAACTGGTAGAAAAACATACGGAGATCCTTTCTCACTACGAAGGTTTTGAATACGAACTTGCTGAAAAAGAAGCATCATTCTTTGAGGCAATAGAATTCTTAAAAACCATTCCTCATGTAGATAGCGAACATTATGTTAACGGTTTCCTAAAAGAAGGAAAAGCGGTTCTAGCTGAAGGTGCGCAAGGAACTTTATTGGATGTAGATTTTGGTTCATACCCTTTTGTAACTTCTAGTAACACCACAACAGCAGGTGCCTGTACCGGTTTAGGTATTGCTCCAAACAAAGTTGGAGCTGTTTATGGTATTTTTAAAGCTTATTGTACACGTGTTGGTGGAGGTCCTTTCCCTACTGAATTAGATAATGAAGTTGGCGAAAATTTACGCGCTTTAGGTCACGAATTTGGTGCAACTACAGGCCGTGCCCGTCGTTGTGGCTGGATCGATCTTCCTGCATTAAAATATGCGATCATGTTAAACGGTGTAACCGAATTAATTATGATGAAAGCTGATGTTTTAGATACTTTCGATACCATTTATGCCTGTACACATTACGAATACAATGGAGAAACGATCGATTACATGCCTTACGATATCATTTCTATTGAACCTAAACCAGTATTGAAAGCAATTGATGGTTGGGCTACTGATGTAACTAAAATTACTTCTGTAGATGAAATCCCGGCTAAATTGACTGACTACATTGCGTTCTTGGAAAAAGAACTGGAAGTGCCAATTAAGTTCCTTTCTGTAGGACCAGATAGAGCACAAACTTTAGCTTTACGTTAG
- a CDS encoding bifunctional (p)ppGpp synthetase/guanosine-3',5'-bis(diphosphate) 3'-pyrophosphohydrolase, translating into MKTELVIDLEAEKQEILKRYRALLRASKSTLQKGDKKEIRKAFDMALESHKDMRRKSGEPYIYHPIAVAQIAAEEIGLGTTSIVCALLHDVVEDTDITLEDIEREFGKKTAKIIDGLTKISGVFDTNSSLQAENFRKMLLTLADDVRVILIKLADRLHNMRTMDFMPRHKQLKIASETIYLYAPLAHRLGLYAIKSELEDLSMKYLDPDTYKFIAKKLNEKKAERALFIKKFVEPIDEIVHEQGLVADVYGRPKSIHSIWNKMKKKNIPFEEVYDLFAIRIILDSAPENEKADCWKAYSIVTDLYRPNPDRLRDWVSSPKGNGYESLHTTVMGPRGQWVEVQIRTQRMNEIAEKGFAAHWKYKESSNDNGLDQWIQKVREMLSNPEANALDFLDDFKMNLFSDEIFIFTPKGALIQLPLGATALDFAFEIHTDVGATCIGAKVNHKLVPISYKLQNGDQVEIITSSKQTPKEDWLNVVVTAKAKSKIKSSLKEEKRKIAENGKEILERKLKSLKITYNTDNIQKLSYFFKLPSTQELFVNVALGKIELKDIKEYLSSEKEVENRGPERPENLSVDGIKSKIKGGESDILLIGEDMQRIDYTLAACCNPIPGDDVFGFITVSEGIKIHRTNCPNAAQLMANYGYRVVKAKWNKQQELTFLTGLRIVGIDDVGLINNITRVISTDFKVNMRSITVDTNEGIFDGSIMIFVNDTEHLENLIKNLLKVRGVTGVTRFDA; encoded by the coding sequence ATGAAAACAGAGTTAGTGATTGATTTAGAGGCGGAAAAGCAAGAGATTCTAAAAAGATATAGGGCATTACTACGGGCAAGCAAATCTACTTTACAAAAGGGCGATAAAAAAGAAATCAGAAAAGCTTTTGATATGGCACTGGAAAGCCATAAAGATATGCGCCGTAAATCTGGCGAACCTTACATCTACCATCCTATCGCTGTCGCTCAGATCGCTGCCGAAGAAATTGGATTAGGAACAACCTCTATAGTATGTGCCTTGCTACACGATGTGGTAGAAGATACCGACATCACTTTAGAAGACATTGAACGTGAGTTTGGTAAAAAAACTGCTAAAATTATCGATGGTTTGACCAAAATATCTGGCGTTTTCGATACCAATAGCTCTTTACAGGCTGAGAATTTCCGCAAAATGCTACTCACTTTGGCTGATGATGTTCGGGTAATCCTGATCAAACTTGCCGATCGTTTGCACAACATGCGTACAATGGATTTTATGCCCCGCCACAAGCAGCTTAAAATCGCTTCAGAAACCATTTATTTATACGCTCCTCTAGCCCATAGATTAGGTTTATATGCCATAAAATCAGAATTGGAAGATCTTTCAATGAAATATCTTGATCCTGATACTTATAAATTCATCGCTAAAAAATTAAACGAGAAAAAAGCAGAGCGTGCACTTTTCATCAAAAAATTCGTTGAACCGATTGATGAGATTGTTCATGAGCAAGGTTTAGTAGCCGATGTTTACGGCAGGCCCAAATCAATCCACTCCATCTGGAACAAGATGAAAAAGAAAAATATCCCTTTTGAAGAAGTGTATGATCTTTTTGCCATCCGGATTATTTTGGATTCGGCACCCGAAAATGAAAAGGCCGATTGCTGGAAAGCGTACTCTATTGTAACGGATTTATACCGCCCAAATCCAGATCGGTTACGCGATTGGGTTTCCTCACCAAAAGGAAATGGTTACGAAAGTTTACACACAACGGTAATGGGTCCACGCGGACAATGGGTTGAAGTACAGATCCGTACACAACGCATGAATGAAATTGCAGAAAAAGGTTTTGCTGCACACTGGAAATATAAAGAATCAAGTAACGATAACGGTCTGGATCAATGGATTCAGAAAGTACGCGAAATGTTAAGCAATCCTGAAGCCAATGCTTTAGATTTCCTTGACGATTTCAAAATGAACCTTTTCTCGGATGAGATTTTTATTTTCACGCCAAAAGGCGCTTTAATACAATTGCCTTTGGGCGCTACCGCATTGGATTTTGCTTTCGAAATCCATACCGATGTGGGCGCTACCTGTATCGGTGCTAAAGTTAACCATAAGCTGGTTCCGATTTCATATAAACTGCAAAATGGCGATCAGGTAGAGATTATTACCTCAAGCAAGCAAACCCCAAAAGAAGATTGGTTAAACGTGGTGGTTACTGCTAAAGCCAAATCTAAAATTAAGTCATCGCTAAAAGAAGAAAAGCGAAAAATTGCCGAAAATGGCAAGGAAATCCTGGAAAGAAAGCTAAAGTCATTAAAAATTACTTACAATACCGATAACATTCAAAAGCTAAGTTATTTCTTTAAGCTGCCTTCTACACAAGAGCTTTTTGTAAATGTAGCCCTCGGGAAAATAGAGCTGAAAGATATTAAAGAATATCTGTCAAGCGAAAAGGAAGTCGAAAACCGTGGACCGGAACGCCCTGAAAATCTTTCGGTTGATGGGATTAAAAGTAAAATCAAAGGTGGCGAATCTGATATTTTGCTGATTGGCGAAGATATGCAGCGCATTGACTATACCTTGGCAGCCTGTTGTAACCCAATTCCTGGCGATGATGTTTTTGGTTTCATCACCGTGAGTGAAGGTATAAAGATTCACCGCACCAATTGCCCAAATGCAGCACAGCTAATGGCCAATTATGGTTATCGTGTGGTAAAGGCTAAATGGAACAAACAGCAGGAATTAACTTTCTTAACCGGCTTACGCATTGTAGGTATTGATGATGTCGGTTTGATTAACAATATTACCAGGGTTATTTCTACCGACTTTAAAGTAAATATGCGTTCGATTACTGTTGATACTAATGAGGGGATTTTTGATGGTTCTATTATGATTTTTGTAAATGATACTGAACACCTCGAAAACCTGATTAAAAACTTACTAAAAGTTAGGGGAGTTACCGGAGTAACCAGATTTGATGCTTAG